The Hydra vulgaris chromosome 05, alternate assembly HydraT2T_AEP genome includes the window aaacaaatttttacggCGTCGCTGCTGTtgataagaaaattaattaaaattccgCCTCTTGACACAAACTCCTAAAAATTGAAGCTCATTTACTGAACAAATGAGCGCCCTTTAACACTAACATACCTTtgataacttttgaacattatGATTCTATTATGAATCGAACCAAAAAATTATCTGGTGCTGaatttaagaagaaaagaaaacagcGCCAAGAAAGTGACGAGAAACTACAAAACTGTTTCAAAAAGTGGTTGGTAACAAACTTAgtggaaaaacaaattatttcaaagaATATTTGTATTGAAGTTAATGACAATTCAACAGATCCTACAATTGACTTAAGTTCAGATTATCATTTGGAATTAATGAAAGAGGAGATTTTCATCAGCCAAAGTCAAGAAGAATTTTGCACAACTGATTCAGAACCAATAAGGGAAGATGGAAATGCCCAGCTTTCAGGCCCAGCTGAAATGGACAAGGATGAACTTCATTCAGAAATCTCAGAAATTCCAGTGGcctcgaaaaaaaattttcaacacaGGGACCAAGCTACATGGCCTAAAATAACGAACAAAACAAGAAGCTTTTTGATTGAGCATGGGCCAGAGCAAGACAGGAGAGAATTTTTCCCAAACACGCTGTGTGATTTTGACAACAGAATGCGACACTTCAGTTCAAAATGGTATGAAAAAATTCATCCCAATGGTGAAAAATTTGTTCGCACTTGGCTGCAGTACAGCAACAAAAaagattctttattttctttttgctgtttgttattttcaacaacaaaatacaacaatttttcagaaattttcaaAGGATTTTGTGACTGGAAAAAACTAAACTCAAGAATTCCTGAGCATGAAAACAGCAATGAAAACCAAAGATGCTATTCTGAATGGAAAACTCTTGAAAAAAACCTTAAGGAAGGAAAGACCCAGGATTCTGATCTGCAGAGAGTTACCAGTGGAGAGATGAAAAAGTGGAGAGACTTCTTGAAAGTGATTGTTGATGCAATTTTGTTCTGTGTCAAGAACAATCTTGCTCTTCGGGAAACAACAGAAGACATCGATCAACAAAACAGTGGCATTTTTCTGAGCTTTATTGAGTTGATTAGACATTATTATCCTTTTGTGGCTGAACACATTGCGTccgttaaagcaaaaaaaaccaCAACATCCCACTTTTCTCCTCGAAATCAAAATGAGCTGATTGAGTTACTTGGGCAGAATGTCAGGAACGACATTTTGTCAAACATCAAAGAAGCTAAATACTACTCTGTTCTGTTTGACTGCACTCCAGATACCTCCCACAAAGAGCAGATGACTTAGATCATTAGGTATGTCCACATCAGTGATGAAACCTGCATAATTAAGGAAAGCTTTGTGGACTTCATTGAATTTCACTAAAAGACCGGAAAAGGTCTTGCAACAGAGATAACTGAAAAATTGGAGAAGGATGGTCTAAACATTTCCGATTGCCGGGGCCAAGGCTATGACAATAAAGCCAATATGTCTGGAAAATACAATAGCGTCAAAGCACACATCCACTCTCTTAATGAGTCAGCAAGATTTGACCATGCGCAGCTCacactttaaaaattgttggtGATCATGCTGTTGAGATTTCCCCACTTATGATTACGTTTTTTGGAAAGGTTCAAGccatctttaactttttttcaagctCCACGTCAAGATGGGAAAAACTGATGAAAACGTTGACCATCTCATTAAAGGGAAACAGTGACACAAGATGGTCTGCCAAAAAAGAAGCAATCACATCATTGCACAGACAAATCAAagacgttcttcaagttttggAATCCATTATCCACAATCCCATGACAAATGCTGTCACAGTTAGCAGTGCAAAAGAACTTCTCATTCAAATTGATTTcagttttttgtgtttgataTCCAATCTGGTGTCAAATTCTTTCTCTAATTGACCGGGAAAACAAACTACTTGACATTGACATTGccgcaaaaaaaaatgaaaggatTGAAGGCTTCCATTCAGAATCTTCGAGGTGTTGAGGTGGACAACATTATCAAAGATGGCACAGAAAAAGCTAACTCGAGCGGAATTGATGGTGGTTTTCCAATCAAGAGGAAGCGCAAAGTGAAGCGGATGGCACTTTATGAAGCTGAAGATGACTCTCATCTTTTCACAGCAGAAACAAAATTCGGATCTCAGTGTAACCTTGTGTTTGACGGCATTATTACACAAATTGAGTGGCGGTTTGGGGCTATCTCTGCTGTATCCTCTAATTTTGACTTCCTCAGTGGGTATTCACTCTCTAAAAGTTTAGTGGATGAACTCAAGAAAAAAGCtgcaaatttatttcaaatttacaaGGCGGATTTAGATTCATCCGATTTCCAGTCAGAAATGGCAAGCTTTAAATATCAAGCTGCCGCAATGatgaaaaactttgaaaaatctaGCCCGATCGACATTTTGTAGCTCATTCATAAATATTCTTTGACCGATGCTTATCCCAACACAGCAATTGCTATTCGCATCTTCCTCACTATACTAGTCACAGTTGCTACGTGTGAGAGAAGTTTCAGTAAACTTAAGCtcttaaaaaactatatgaGGTCAACAATGGCCCAAGAACGCTTGTCTAGTTTGGCTATAATTTCAATTGAAAATGAAGTGACAAACAACATTGATTTTGATGATGTCGTTAGTGAATTTGCCTCAAGAAAAGCCAGAAAAGTGACATTGAACTAAAGTTTGTGCAACCTTAATGAcaaattttacttataacttgatgtaataaattttgtgatcattaaatcatttttttcgtttaattttcttctttttttttggagaaggagggggggggggcgcaattttcttttcttgccCGAAGCGCAAAATTGGCTTGGTACGGCCCTGCATATGTGATAAATGTAGAAACAATACACGTTGAAAAAACTACTTGCcagatttattaataaactggGCTGAAAACATTGTTTGAACTTTAACCAGAAGTTCTGCAATTTGTCtcagaaaaatttgtaaactaaCCAGTTTATGTGGAAAAACTTGAACAAAAAGAAGGAGTAAGTTTTCCAAGTCGCATTCAtcccataaaaaaataataaatctccCCTTTTAAACATTGGAGAGAGAAATAGAAgcaaattggaaataaaatgttTGCGGCAAAAGTAATACACGCCTCAGCTAAAGCTAAAGAACAGCTTCTCAAGTTAACTCAAAAAAACTACTTGATCAAAGatcaaaaagatttaaacttgcTACAAGTGGAAAACCTCTACAAATATCAGATTcttaaaatccttaaaaaaattccttatcAATTATTAATCCTTAAAAAATCAACCTAGACATCACTGATTGATTTAATAAGGATTCAATCAAGACTCACTTTTTCCAACTTGAAACAGATTCAGCTTGCTAAAGAAAtaagataatattatttttgaagtatactatttgttactttttttaagtgatatagctaattttaattttaaacaaatgttattttaaatagatcATCAATTAAAGGAAAAACTGCATACAAGTAAACCTGAAAAAAGCACTTCCAGTAATTGATGGTGCACTAAAGGATTTGTTTATAATAGACTTTCAAGAATTTGATGTTAACAAAGGAAATTTGTAAGTAAAGgaaaatttatctattattaagtGTGCAGATGTCGAGAAATTTGTTAAGTTGCTTGTTGTGATTAAAGAAGAGAACCTAAGCAATCAAATAGTAATACTCTCTATTGATGGAGGAAGAGATTTGCTTAAGgtaaataaacatgtttttttttctatctcaTTTCAAATATGTTTCAGTACGCTTGATTcagctaaaactaaattaaaaagtacaacattttgtaaaaataatatttttcatattttagatCTGTTAAAATCTATTGTCAGATTGTGAGATGATAGATTTAGAAGATGGGAAAATCAATCAAGAAGACAAACAACAAGGAGTACTTATGCAAAAGAACCTCAGAGTTCAAAATATAGAGAAGGTTCTGTAAAAGCTTATATTTTATGAGCTTTAGTTACAAATGTCACAACAATGTTTCTATTTTATgctattttcacaaaaatatattaaattaattaatatcttaattaatttaatatattattaataaatatgaattaataaattattaattgatgtataattatattatacatcAATTAATGTTTATGACATGGGtttgtattttacaaataatatattcatGACATCCATATCCAAatgatatatcaaatatatttttttccatacTATTTGGGAAAAAATTCCTTAAGCCTAAAAAAATGTCTGGTTTTTAGGGGTCCTTGTGGGGCCCTTGACACAtaactattttgataaaaataattttgtggtTTCGGTGACATATCAAACCTAAATATAGTCATTGTaccaacaatattttaatacaacaaTATTTGGGGTCAAatcacaaaactaaaaagtggtttaaacaaacaaacaaaaaaaggacATATGTGATATGCTAATATCCTAAATTTGTGTGAAATCTGTTTCAATTTgcgatttaacttttttacatattaaatgtAGTATCGAGTTGTAACGGGTGATGTGGAAGTTATcggacaaaataaaaacttcaataacatatttataaataataaaacaaactactattaaatttttaccttttaataaaaatatattattttttatatgaaaaaacacCACCATCTAAAATTGATCTCAATTTTGCTCTGACGCCTTTCATATGCGACTGTAAAAAGTTCAAATCAATTTCTTGTAGTTTTAGTTTAATGCGATCATTCAAAACTTGCTCTGTTGAAGCTTGCCAATCTCCCTTGTAAACCTTCTGTGCCAAATGTCcccaaaaattttcaattggtCGTGCTTGAGGCACATTTGTGGGATTGGATTCTTTATCAACGTAATATGCATATTGGTCCATCCAATTTAAAGAATCTTTAGAATAATGAGAACTTGCTAAATCTGgccaaaataaatagttaaagtCTCCATGATACTTGTGAATAAATGGAAGAAGTCGTTTTTCTAaacattcattaatatagattGATAAATTGATCGCTATAGCCTTGGAAGTGCGAAACAATGGCTCGGACATACCACGGTCAGATATGGCTATccacataaataatttttttggaagTTTCTCTTTTCCTATAAAAGGAACACTTTCTGGGCAtgtctttttgttgtttgtGTAGTATCCAGAATTTCCAGGCATGTTGTCCCCtgcaaaacaaaagtatttttcgtTATCGATGACTAGAAGCGATTTTGTGTTATAGAGTTGGTTAACTAGTTTCCTGCTTCTTTTCTTAGCAAttatttgttcttctatagtgtattttggagtcttttcacattttctatatttaatattcatttttttaactgacGACCAATTGTCGATTGATTTACCCTGAATTCAATAGCTATTTTTCTCTGACTGACCCCTTTTCGATTGTTGACAAGTCTCGTTAATTCGGCTTTCTTTTCTCTAGTCCAGGATGTCGGACGACCAGGGTGCTTTCTATCAGAAAACGATTGAACAGTTTCAAGTCTTTTTAGTTTATCATATATTGTACTTTGAGCAAATTGTtccttttcaaaatgatttacgattttttttttttttttatattaggtttatttacaaaaaacatttttagtcgCTTTCGAAAAGATTCTCGTTCAGCTGCATTTAacctcattttaaataattgtgtttCAAATAAtagagtttatattttatagaacgTTTATGCCTTCgcataaaaccacaaaaactaTTATGCTCAAATAATGAAATTAGGATTTGTCCGATAACTTCCGCATCACccgttatattattattttctgcTTTACTGTGGGTTTGCTGTAAATTAAAGGATGTTTGAAGTCAATTTATCTTGAGCTTCTCATTGaatttaactaaagtttaatgtaaaaatttttgggATTATAATGagtaataaaaaagcaataattgaATACAGATGATACTGGCAGACATAGCTTGTTTAAGCGATAAATGAAAAGTATGCCAAGTAGTGCAACAGatagtattttataaattggGACAATCCATAAGTCCTTGCTGTAGGTTTCATAACATTTAGTTTAATCAGAGGCAAGTGTGAAGGTATATTTATATGACCTGCTGCAATATGGGAAGTGCTATTGTATATTGTGAAATCCATGATGGGTTAGACACCAATGCAAGAGAATCACTTTCAACTTCAtctgtgaataaaaaaaacaaactagtcATTTGATACAATTTctcaaaaagttgcaaaaaagttttaagatgcgataaacattttatacatatgttatttttttaaacataaaataaattcataaaaacacttttttttattgttatttaaattttttaattgttttaagtatataagtttaataataaatatttattttgatataattaaatattatagttcaaatgatatatattttatagattaagttaaagattttaagaaaaacttttttcgctactagaaaaacctttttatcaTCAATTTGTATTAACTTGTTATTGTGTGAAAAACTTGTGCGAAAtgttaacaaatgtaaaattttacattCAATACTTTTAGtatcaaatgattttaaatttgttgttttggTTAATTGCCAACAGCTATTTTACTGTATTGAAAAGCAAGAGTTTTTTAAGTTATACCACatattaatttacaatttattgttatttctaTGGTCCAATTGTGATGTCAAAAATCTAAACCTATTTTGAATTCCATTATTGACAGATATACTAacatatacaatttttttgaattaaactcTGTGAATGATATTGTTTAGCATACACTTAACAAATTTGTTTCACCTTCACTAAAGGTGCTATTGTGCCGAAAACAGTGTTTGAACTGGAGACCCTCAGAATACAATTCCAATGCTCTTACTGTGTCTATGCTGCTATAAATCTAAGTTTAATTAATTgcactatttaaaacataatagtccattttcaaaatataacaatagggtcataaaatattataaatatgctTTGCTTTCTATGtattaatgtaatataataccattctatatttatataagtttttacatattttttataattatgaataAAGAAATTACTAGGCCTTTAATACAAAATCATGCTGAATAAAATAGTGACTGCCCAAACCTGAAATACAGGGTCCTTCAAATAATTCACAACACATGTCAAATGGTTTGTGTGTTGTATGacctcataaatattttttatataaaactgttgaaataaaatgcaaaatgatGTTAACGCTGAATATATGGAACAGTTAATTGGATACTTGGTTCATTGATTAGTAACCTGACTGATTTTGTACTTTATTAAGTGCTATTGTTTTACTTCAAAGACACAAAAATCTCAGactatgcatttttatttaaatatttcataaaaactgGGAGATTTGTGATTTTTGCACTGAAGTTAAATAACCAGCTATTTTGAATTCAAGCCGCCACTCCAAATTATATCTTTGATTTTATCTAAATGTTCTGCAtaatattaattgaaataatttacaaGGAAGGAAGCAATAGTACTGGCAA containing:
- the LOC136080423 gene encoding zinc finger MYM-type protein 5-like, with translation MNRTKKLSGAEFKKKRKQRQESDEKLQNCFKKWLVTNLVEKQIISKNICIEVNDNSTDPTIDLSSDYHLELMKEEIFISQSQEEFCTTDSEPIREDGNAQLSGPAEMDKDELHSEISEIPVASKKNFQHRDQATWPKITNKTRSFLIEHGPEQDRREFFPNTLCDFDNRMRHFSSKWYEKIHPNGEKFVRTWLQYSNKKDSLFSFCCLLFSTTKYNNFSEIFKGFCDWKKLNSRIPEHENSNENQRCYSEWKTLEKNLKEGKTQDSDLQRVTSGEMKKWRDFLKVIVDAILFCVKNNLALRETTEDIDQQNSGIFLSFIELIRHYYPFVAEHIASVKAKKTTTSHFSPRNQNELIELLGQNVRNDILSNIKEAKYYSVLFDCTPDTSHKEQMT
- the LOC136080424 gene encoding uncharacterized protein LOC136080424; its protein translation is MNIKYRKCEKTPKYTIEEQIIAKKRSRKLVNQLYNTKSLLVIDNEKYFCFAGDNMPGNSGYYTNNKKTCPESVPFIGKEKLPKKLFMWIAISDRGMSEPLFRTSKAIAINLSIYINECLEKRLLPFIHKYHGDFNYLFWPDLASSHYSKDSLNWMDQYAYYVDKESNPTNVPQARPIENFWGHLAQKVYKGDWQASTEQVLNDRIKLKLQEIDLNFLQSHMKGVRAKLRSILDGGVFSYKK